DNA sequence from the Candidatus Rhodoblastus alkanivorans genome:
GCACGCGGCGAGCTGTTCGGAACAAAGCCATCGGTTGGCGAGATAAGGGCCAGACGAGGCGCATTGGTGGGACCAATCATGCCGACGACCGCCGCGCCGGCCGTGCCCGGGTTTTCTGGGTGCTTGGAGGCGCGAGGGAATAATCCTTGGCGGATGGCGGCGTCGAGGCGATAGCGGCGCGAGAACTGCGGGCAGCGTCGTGGTCATGATGTGTCGCATCGAAAATAATGGGCGCGGGCGAGATGGCGCGGCCTGAGAGGGTTGATGTGGCAATCACATCCTCTCAGACAGGAGGCTTCAGTCCAGAAGCCTCGCCGCAGCTCCCGCGTCTCGACCGCCAGGTGGCCGCTCCTGTCAGGATGTGGGCAGGAATTCGCCCGGAGGGTAAAGCGGATCGTTCCCGTGGAGACGAAGGGCAAGATGATCTCGTTGAGAGTCCAGCGCCTGCGAGCCGAAAGCAAGGTCGTGAAACAGATTGAGACGCCTCGCCTTACTGATCCCATCATGCGGCGGCCAAACGCCGACCGCGAAGAGAAGCGCGTGACCCACGCGAACGAAACGACCACCATTTTGGAAGATCGAACAGGAGCAGCTTGACTTCAGCGACCCCAATCAGAGAAGACGCTTAGCTCAACTGACCTTGCGGCAAGTGAGCAGAACTGCTGGCAAGGTCGTTTCAGACCGCATCTATTTCATCCTGTCATTGCAAACCTGCAGCATCGGCGTGTCGGAACGCATGTTCGGTTTGGTTCGCGTTTTGACCAAATCGAACGTTTTCAGAAGGGGTCCTCAGGTGGGGAACTCGTACCGCGATCACCACTATTACCGCCACCGCCACCACCGCCTCCTCCTTGTCCATAGCCTCTGGTGGCCGGCGGCGTTGCGGTAACACTGCCCGACGTTGACGGAGGCCGCATGTCACCGGCATTCGGGCCGCCAGTCGCATCCTCGATCGCGCCGCCGATCTGACCACCGACGGCGCGGCCGAGCGCCGTGATTCGCGAAATCACCCGGTCCGCTGCGGAATCCGCTTAGGAACGCACCCGTGCGGTATTAAGACGGGCAGGTTGGAACTCATATGGAAATTCGCATATTTTCAGGAACCTTTTTGATCCTGAACCATCGAACGACGGTAGGAGAGAAATCGTGAGACAAAATTCAGAGGGGCCGCTCGCGCATGACGCCGATGGCAAGCTGGAAGATGCCGAATTGGTGCGGCGCGCCTTGCAACGGGATGGCGGTGCGTTCCGGACAATCATGCAGAAATACAATCAGCGACTTTACCGCATTGCCCGGAGTATTCTCCGCAACGATAGCGAGGCGGAGGATGTCGTTCAGGAAGCTTATGTCAGCGCCTTTACCCACTTCGACAGCTTCCGCGGCGACTCCAGTCTATCGACCTGGCTCGCTCGAATCACGATGAATGAAGCACTGGGACGGCTCAGAGCCCAGCGTTCGACTGTGGATATCGTGAAATTCGAAACACAGCGAACCGCGGCGGAAATCATTCAATTTCCTCTCACGTCAAAAGCCGACGATCCGGAACGAACGATGGCTCAGCGTCAAATTCTTCAGCTTGTCGAACAGGCCGCCGACAAGCTTCCCGAAGCCTATCGAATTGTTTTCATCACACGGGTTATCGAAGGAATGAGCGTCGAAGACACCGCGGAGATCCTTGGCGTTCGACCTGAAACCGTCAAAACTAGGCTGCACCGCGCCAGACGGCTCGTTCGCGAGCAATTAGACAGGCAGATCGGCCCCGTCCTGATGGACGCCTTTCCATTCGCCGGCCGGCGGTGCGAGCGTCTGACCGTCGCGGTTCTGGCCCGTCTCGGCCTGTCCGGCTAATCGGGAACCTTTTCGCCCGCGGTCCATCTAACAGGCTTCAATTATGCGACGGGCGTCGTTTCGACGTCTGTACGGAGGAGTGTGCCCGTGATTCCGATTGTACATGCGCTGGATTGCGCAAGAATGCCGCAGCGCGAAGTCCAGAAGCCGAGTCGGGCCGAAGTCGAAGCTGCGGTGCGCACAATTATTCGATGGACCGGCGAGGATCCCGAGCGTGACGGCCTGATCGAGACTCCCGCTCGCGTGGCCCGCTCTTTGGAGGAGTTTTTCTCTGGCTACGACCAAGACCCGGCGGAGATTCTGGAAAAGACCTTCGAGGAGATCGACGGCTACGACGAAATGATCGTGCTGCGCGACGTACGCTTCGAAAGCCATTGCGAGCACCACATGGCGCCGATCATCGGCCGGGCCTGGGTGGCGTGCATTCCAGATGGCCGCGTGGTCGGCATCTCCAAGCTGGCCAGGGTGGTGGACGTTTACGCCAAACGCCTGCAAATTCAGGAAAAGATGACGGCGCAAATCGCCAACACCATCAACGACGTGCTCAAGCCGCAGGGCGTTGGCGTGATCATCAAGGCGACGCATCATTGCATGACCACGCGCGGCGTCCACAAGCCCGGCACGGACCTGGTCACCAGCCGCATGCTGGGATGCTTCCGCGACAACGCGCTGACCCGCCAGGAATTCCTTGGCATAGCGACTTGATATAGAGTGGGGCTCGTCAATTGCTGCTACGATGGAGGAGTAAACATGGCTGAAGAGCAAGCTCCGCCGGCTGGACCAGATCTCGCAGAAGGCGTTGCATGAAATGACTTCACCGGCGAGACCTTGCTCGGCCATGTCGGCGATCAGGATGTTTCGCTGGTGCGCTCGGGCCCGGAGATTTTCGCTATCGATGCGCATTGCAGTCATTACCACGGGCCGCTCGCCGAGGGCCTTGTGGTCGGGGACAGCATCCGGTGTCCCTGGCATCATGCCTGCTTCGACCTTAAAACCGGGGAAGCGACGCGCGCTCCGGCGCTGAACCTGCTCGGCGTCTGGCAAGTCGAGCAGGAGGGCGATCGCATCTTCGTCCGGCAAAAACGCAACCAGCCAAAGCCGCGCGGCAAGGGTCCCGTAAAAGCGGCCGACAAGATTGTGATCGTCGGGCGGCGCCGCGGGATTCGCCGCGGCAGAGATGTTGAGGCGGCAGGGGTTTTGCGGCGGCATCGTCATGTTGAGCAGCGATATCGCGCCGCCGGTCGATCGGCCAAATCTGTCGAAGGATTATCTCGCCGGCAATGCTCCGGAAGACTGGTTGCCGCTGCGCCGGGACAGCTTTGACACTGAGGCCGGCATCGACCTGCGACTCAAGACCGAAGTTGCCTTGATCGATACCAAGGCGGGCAACATCATTGTTGCCGACAGTGGCGCTGTTGCCTATGGCCGTGAACCTCAAATGCCGGAATCGCCGATCTCTGCGCCATTGTATAGACGGTCCTTTCGGCGACCTTGAGCAACGTGGCCGCCTCCGACAATTTCAGGATCTCGTCCGGCACGACGGCCTTTCGACGGTAACCGATGGCAAAGGATGCCAGCGCACCCTGGGTAATGCCGGCGCTTTTTGCGTTCGGAACGCCACGCCGGACATAGTCGAAAGTCGTGCTTAGGCTTCGCATTTCGGCCCCGATTCCGTGGAAAAATTCCCCTCAACCTGAACAGTGTCGAGAGGGTCCCCTCGCGCCAACGAGCGCGTTTCGTCGTATATGCAGAGGACAAACGATATTGGATAAAGATTTTGATGAGACGTGGCGGTTCATTGAAAGCATCGAGCGTTCCAGCGACGCGGCCGAAGTCGAACGTTCACTGCTGAAAATTGCCGTCCAGTACGGCTTCAACTCTGTGTTTGCCGGCATCGTACCTACAGCCCGCGTCTCGCCCGAGGAGATCGCATCGCGGATCCTGTTCCAGCGTTTCCCCTCGGAATGGTCGGCCCGCTATCATGACCGCGGCTACGTCTTTCGCGACCCGATCGTTCATCGCCTGCAACACGAGCGAACCCCCTTCGATTGGGAGGACGCATACCGCTCCTGCCCGGCGGCGAAGGACGTTACGCTTATCAAAGGCGAGGCGGCGGAATTCGGCCTGCGCGAGGGCTATGTCGTTCCCGTGCCGACGCTCGACGGCAGCCTCGCGGCGGTGTCGTTCGGCGGCTCTAACGCTGACGTCGACGCGGAGGGCCGCGCCCTGCTCGGCTTCGCCGCCAGTTACGCGGTCGGCGCCTTTCTCCATCACCAAGAAAGCCGCCGGCGTCTCCTCGGCAAGGTCAGCCCGCGAGAATTCGACTGCCTGCTCTGGGCGGCCGAAGGCAAAACCGATTGGGAGATTTCCGTCATCCTCGGAATCTCCAAGCCCACCGTCGTCAAACACCTCTTGTCGGCGCGCGAAAAACTCGGAGCCGTCACCAAGGGCCACGCGATCGCCATCGCCCTGCGGATGAAGCTGCTGCGCTGAGTTCGAATTCTGGCGCCGTCGCTGGCGCATCACGCCATTCGCTGACCTTTGTTCGTCTGCGCCTCGGCGCCCTCGCCCTCGATGTCGTGCAAGACCTTTTCTTGCTCGGCGCGGAGTTTTGCCAGCGCGTTGGACTCGACCAACGCCTGCGGCAAAGGCCGCGCCGGATGATCGGCAAGGATGTTCGCCGCCTCTCGCGCCGCGGCAGCCTCCCGCGCCTCACGCGCCGCAGCTTGCTGCGCGCCGGCGACGATTGCCCGATCGGCGAGGGTGTCGCGCTGCGACTCGGGATCAACCCCGCCCCTTCCCTCCTGGCGGCGCTTGGCGTCGATCGCCCGATCCGCGAGTCGCCGCGCCTCCGCCGCCTCCCGCTCCTCTTTCGCGCGGATCGCCTCGGCGCGCGAAAGCTCTTGGGCGCCGCCCTCTTGCGCCCGTTGCAGGTCGATGCGGTTGACGAGCGTCTCAAGATAGCGCGCCGACCGCTCCCGAAACTGCTGTTTGGTCGCGCCGTCGAGAAGATCGGCGGTGCGCGAAACCGCATCATTCATCAAGCGCAGATCCTTCGTCATCTTCTCCGACGTGATCGCCATGTCCTGGTTCTCCTCGGCAAAAGGGCGACGCGTTTTTCGATCGCGTGTAGAATGCCGCCGACCGCCTGCGCGAGGCTCAAACGCTCGAGCATGTCGCGGGCGGCGGCGTTTTCCGGATTTTCCCGAACGATTGCGCTCCAGGCCGCGACGCCCTCGTTGACTGCGCGGCGGTCTGGTTCCGACGCCGGCAACCGGATCGGATTTGTCCGCGCCGTGCGGATGCGTTGGCGGGCGTTGTCGATGAGACGCTGATTGGCCGGATCGGCGGCATAGGCGCGGTCGCGCGCCTCGCGCGCCGGCCGCGGCCGCTCGGCTGTGTCGACGACCGCCTTGTCCTTCGGGCCGTAGCTCTGCGACGACGCCCGCTCCTTCGCCGAAGTCGCGACGATTTTGAGCCCCTGCGCCTGCGCGTGCTCGGCGTAAGATTCGCGCCAGTCGCGAAACGTGTCGCGGTTCGGATGGATTTTTTGGCCAGACTCGTTCCTGACGGTGATGACCGCGTGGGCGTGGATGTGCCCGTCGGCCTCCTTGTCGTTATGGACACCGAACATGAATTTGTGGTCGGCGAAACGGTCGTGCAGGAAGGCGCGTGCAGCGTTGGTCAGCGCCGCGACGTCGGTCCCCGCCTTCGCCGAAATGATCAGATGCATCGTGTCACGCGACGATTGCGAACGCAGCGACGGGCCCCATTGCCGCGCGGCCAAACGAATGTCGCCCGGGTTTGCGATCGTCTCGCCGCGGTCGTCGGCCGCCGCGCCTTTTTCTACGAGCCTGGTTAGCCGGTCGCCGACCCCGTCCCGGCCGTGCCCGGCGGCGCCGGGGACGACGGCGATCGTCTGCGGCGCGAATTCCGTGGCGGCCTCGATGCGCGCCTTGATGGCCGCTTCGGATTTGCCGTCGAGGCGACGGCGCGCAAATCCGTCCCCCTCGGCGTCAACACGCTCCTCGCGGATGCGGAACCGCTCCTTCGGCGCGCCCGCCGTCGCGATGACCACGCGCGCCTCGATTTCGCCCGAAGGCGAGGCGTCGATGCGCCAGGCGTGACAATGCCCCTCGAATCCGGCGGCGACCGCCTTTTCGTATGCCGCCCGGCCCTCGGGCGTGTCGGAAACGCCACTCAACTTCAGCCGTAGCGCCACGACGTCCTGACTCTCCGCCCGCCTGGAGAAACTCGCCGACCAGGCCTTGATTTCTTCTGCGACCGCCTCGCGGTCCGTCAGCATGCGTCCGTCATGGGTTTCGAGGGCGACGTCATCGCGTTGCACATATTGCCCGGTCGCCGTCGCCCGAGCCGCGCCGCGCGCGTAAGACACCACCTTGATGACGGCGGGCTGGTAGCCTGCGGCGAGTTTTCTCGCGCGGCCGAGTGCGCCACCGCTCTTTCCACCGCCACCGGATAGGTCGCCGGCGATCGTCGCGCTTTCCGACCGCGGAGCGCCTGTCCCACCCGTCACCCCGCCGCCACCAGAGGCCACAGGCAGGCGGCGGCGGCGTTCGTCGTCCCGGCCGCCGCTGATCGTCCTGCCCTCAATGCCGGCCTCTCTGGCTGGTGCCTCCGTCGGTCGCGGCGCCTGCGCGCGGCGCCCCCGCGGCGCGTCATCGACGACGCCCGACGGCCACAGTCGCCGGCGCTCGTCCCGTCCCCCCAGGACCGCGCGCCGGGTCGCCTCGACTTGCCCCAGCCACCAGTCGATTTGGGCGGCTTGGCTCATTGGTCTTCCGCCGGCAAGGTCAGTTTCGCCTCACGCCGCAGCTTCGATCCGTAGGCAACCGTCATTTCGGTGAGCTCGTCATTGAGTGCTGAGACGACCTCGTGCAGGCCGCGCCAGACCGCCTCGCTGTCCTCCAGCCGCACAGCCTGGCCGCGATGGATCGCTTTGAGAACCTGCGCCAAGTTGCGGCCGACCATCCGCACCTGGCTCGCCAGCTCGACGACGGCTCGCGTGTTCTCTGCCGAGAGCGCCGGCCCCGCCTGCACCGAAGCGCGGATCAGCCGCCGCACGACTTCGGCCTTTGGCAGGCCGAATAGCGTCACGGCCTCGGCCAGGCGGCGCTCGTCGGCCTCGGACAATTCCGTCCGCAGGCGTGGCTTGCGCCTGGGTTTTGTGACGGAACCGGCTGTCAGGCGACATCTTGGGGTGAGAAATCGAATGCAACGAAATCAAGTGTTTAGGCTTCGCCATGATATTTATGAATATCCATCTAATTTGATAATCTGCGTTGACTTGGCCATCAATTGTGAGAATTTTGGTGCCGAACGTTAGAGCAAATTCGGTGGCCGGAATGAGCGACGATGAACGCGTCTTTGACGATGACGAAAAGCAGCGCGCATGGCTCGCGGGACTGGCGCGCGTTTTGGCTAATCCCGCCATGCTTCGGGATCTGCGCAGGGCGACCCTTCTGAGGGGCCAGCGAAACTTCGATAAATTCTGCCGCGAAGCGAAATTCGAACTGCCCGAGGCCGCCGACGCAAGCCATCAATAGTGAGAATGTTGCAGGACGAAATTCTCACTATTGATGGCCAAATCCCAAATAATCTTCATATTCTCATTCCAAGGTGGCTCCTGACAGCCTCGGTGGTGCGCGCCACCGCGCAACCGTCATTATTCGACAGGACAATGACCGGCCGACGCTCCAGCTTCGGCTGGAAAAGCCGCTCGCAGGAGCAATAAAAACTGTTGCCGTCAATGAGCGCGAAGGTCATCAGGGCCCAGCCCGGCGGAGGCCGCGCAGACACCAGGTCACGACGCCCCAGATTTCGACTTCCGCGCATTCCGGCAGGACAAAGGGCGGCATCCGGCGATTGGCGCATTGCAGCAGTTCGCCGCCGCCGCGCAGATTGATCCGCTTGATCGACCGTTCGCCATTGACGATGGCGATAACAGCGTCACCGTGCCGGGGCTCGAGGCTGCGGTCGACAACGACGAGATCGCCGGGAAAAATCCCGGCGTCGATCATCGATTTCCCCTCCACCCGCCAGAGAAACGTGGCCGGGGGATTGACGATCAGCAACCGCGTGAGATCGATGTTTTCATCGAGATAATCGTCTGCCGGGCTGGGAAAGCCGGCGCAGACCGAGTGGAGGGCCAACGGCAAGACGAGTTTGGTCCCGACCAAGCGCAGGGGAGCCATGGGGTTGCTTTCGATCAGGTTATCATAGGAACAAAACTAGAACGATTTGGCGCACGTTTTGTCAAGGTCTCTGGCGTAGGAGGCAGGGGCTGCCCCGTCGATTTCGGCGGTAGCTCTTTTGTCGCGCCGCCGGTTCCGGGGGCGAAGACCGCAGCTGGCGAATGATCGTTCGCGGGAGGAATGGGGGGTCCGGCGCGCGATTATTGCGCCACCGGACCTCGGACTCGTTGAATTAACGGGTAAATGGATCGAATTCGTGCACCACGGCCGCCGGATCGCCGTCATATTCGTCGGTCGGCATGACGCCGTAGTCGCCGTTGCCGGCCTGAAAGACGATGATGCAGACCATGAGGGTGTTGGCGAGGTTCCAGGCGCGGAGGTGTGCGGTGCTGAGGGCTTGAGACATTGTTCCGGCTCCTGTCTTGGAGGCGGGGACCATCCCCGCTTGACAGGCGCCCGATGAAGCCGGCGCAGGGCCGCAATCACCGCGCAGGCGCAGCCGCAGCGGCCGCACGCTTGCGTAGCGGACCCTTCACGGGTTGATGGCGTCAGGCCGTGGGCGGGATCAAGGATAAGCGCTACTGGAAGCGGGGATGGTGCTCGGTGCTGAGATTTGGAGCGGAATGTTGAATGAACGTGTGCGCCGCTCACGGGCGGATTGCTAGGACTGGTCCCGATAAAAAATCGGTCGATGGCTGAATGGGAAAGATGCGCCAATAGCGGAACTTGATTGTCGCACAAAACGCCAACGGGGAATTCTACCACGCAAAAGCGGGGCGGAGATATTGCGTCGCGATATCGCGGTTATGGTCGGTGATCCCCCGGTGCCGCCGCCGGAGGCTAGCAGCGTATGGCTTTCCGCCGTCCGCCTCGCCGGCTCAGGAGTCCGAACGGGTGGCTCGGTTGAACGTTGCGCTCGCTTCCTGTCCGAGCGCTTCCATAGCGCGGATGAAGGGAATGGGGCCATAACTGATGCGCGCGACGCCGAGTTCGGACAGACGGGCATGCGATGGCAAACCTTCCATGACCATGACGTTCACGGGCGTGTTGCCTCACCGAAGAATGTTCCCGAAGCCCCTTGGCTGTTGCCTCAACCATTTTGCTCCCGGCATTTTCGCTAAAATTTCCGCTGGAGCAAGGGTGACGGCGAGGTGTTTGGCTGCAACCGCCAACATCGTCGGCCATTCATTATCGCGGAGAGCCGTCTTGGCGAGCGGGTCGGGTTTGTCAATGATCGCACCGCGACCGCCTTTGGCGGCGGCCCGAAGGGCCGTCATTGACAAAGCCGGCTCCGTCTCGCCGATAATGGTGGTGGTGCGATGAACGGCCAACCCGGGTCAACTTCCTCTGTCTTCTGGGACGTCGAGCGGCGGAGTTCTGGCGGATCCAAACACCAGATCATGAGCGCGCTCGCTGCGCCAAACTTTCA
Encoded proteins:
- a CDS encoding helix-turn-helix transcriptional regulator, giving the protein MLRLRISAPIPWKNSPQPEQCREGPLAPTSAFRRICRGQTILDKDFDETWRFIESIERSSDAAEVERSLLKIAVQYGFNSVFAGIVPTARVSPEEIASRILFQRFPSEWSARYHDRGYVFRDPIVHRLQHERTPFDWEDAYRSCPAAKDVTLIKGEAAEFGLREGYVVPVPTLDGSLAAVSFGGSNADVDAEGRALLGFAASYAVGAFLHHQESRRRLLGKVSPREFDCLLWAAEGKTDWEISVILGISKPTVVKHLLSAREKLGAVTKGHAIAIALRMKLLR
- a CDS encoding RNA polymerase sigma factor, whose product is MVRQNSEGPLAHDADGKLEDAELVRRALQRDGGAFRTIMQKYNQRLYRIARSILRNDSEAEDVVQEAYVSAFTHFDSFRGDSSLSTWLARITMNEALGRLRAQRSTVDIVKFETQRTAAEIIQFPLTSKADDPERTMAQRQILQLVEQAADKLPEAYRIVFITRVIEGMSVEDTAEILGVRPETVKTRLHRARRLVREQLDRQIGPVLMDAFPFAGRRCERLTVAVLARLGLSG
- the folE gene encoding GTP cyclohydrolase I FolE; this translates as MPQREVQKPSRAEVEAAVRTIIRWTGEDPERDGLIETPARVARSLEEFFSGYDQDPAEILEKTFEEIDGYDEMIVLRDVRFESHCEHHMAPIIGRAWVACIPDGRVVGISKLARVVDVYAKRLQIQEKMTAQIANTINDVLKPQGVGVIIKATHHCMTTRGVHKPGTDLVTSRMLGCFRDNALTRQEFLGIAT
- a CDS encoding LexA family protein, encoding MAPLRLVGTKLVLPLALHSVCAGFPSPADDYLDENIDLTRLLIVNPPATFLWRVEGKSMIDAGIFPGDLVVVDRSLEPRHGDAVIAIVNGERSIKRINLRGGGELLQCANRRMPPFVLPECAEVEIWGVVTWCLRGLRRAGP
- a CDS encoding relaxase/mobilization nuclease domain-containing protein, with the protein product MSQAAQIDWWLGQVEATRRAVLGGRDERRRLWPSGVVDDAPRGRRAQAPRPTEAPAREAGIEGRTISGGRDDERRRRLPVASGGGGVTGGTGAPRSESATIAGDLSGGGGKSGGALGRARKLAAGYQPAVIKVVSYARGAARATATGQYVQRDDVALETHDGRMLTDREAVAEEIKAWSASFSRRAESQDVVALRLKLSGVSDTPEGRAAYEKAVAAGFEGHCHAWRIDASPSGEIEARVVIATAGAPKERFRIREERVDAEGDGFARRRLDGKSEAAIKARIEAATEFAPQTIAVVPGAAGHGRDGVGDRLTRLVEKGAAADDRGETIANPGDIRLAARQWGPSLRSQSSRDTMHLIISAKAGTDVAALTNAARAFLHDRFADHKFMFGVHNDKEADGHIHAHAVITVRNESGQKIHPNRDTFRDWRESYAEHAQAQGLKIVATSAKERASSQSYGPKDKAVVDTAERPRPAREARDRAYAADPANQRLIDNARQRIRTARTNPIRLPASEPDRRAVNEGVAAWSAIVRENPENAAARDMLERLSLAQAVGGILHAIEKRVALLPRRTRTWRSRRRR
- a CDS encoding isocitrate lyase/phosphoenolpyruvate mutase family protein; the encoded protein is MNVMVMEGLPSHARLSELGVARISYGPIPFIRAMEALGQEASATFNRATRSDS